From Montipora foliosa isolate CH-2021 chromosome 6, ASM3666993v2, whole genome shotgun sequence, a single genomic window includes:
- the LOC138006939 gene encoding probable E3 ubiquitin-protein ligase HECTD2: MSGGGGKSSSARLLPPIKNPLFNPNEDSDEVRVTSVNSNPDRPRPTRRLGGLSNLFSSRHRNSFSPNSAGGEELRAENAGESSSAVSDPKPVSKSARVENRRTVVTPPESIEVSGSANVKPSNSRVTNSQNRFSRNLSNNKTEANGDVHVEEENMPPGGEKSTRISSSKQGSKIKISEPKKTGLLRRDKEKRGLLVKQDSDDGSKRKFLTANSQHERLHSASSSDSEMVVHRSNRSKKEEKSKTEFIKYEDAMSLRNDWRMAMASGEYQGLLGFLTSTFDSFSEMVSVFTRKDDFDPEEFGESGIDHDFVRITYDIVLSLPQDVQKNVLKSVINSLLQDIKRKRTKTDLRAYTILLQNPQFNKTATYVIYAHLLRQVSSLTDAEHQFLVHWFRRLPVNTFKAIITRVQQFISVRLFPSKGNELPPDEKCTWWIPSAVKVLALLNASNWLFIPSLVNHTFFYNHSLDHIDLLSEYYSWQNPAANSNKFSFCQYPFILSLAAKRFIMQKDSESQMIVMARKSLVAKVQRREIPDMGMLFLNIKVRRSHLIHDSLNEISRKQRDLKKKLKVTFAGEPGLDMGGLTKEWFLLLVRKIFRPEYGMFTYDEKSRTYWFSKNCMDNDSEFNLVGVLMGLAVYNSIILDIRFPPCCYKKLLSPAVVPFHDPHATVGIAPLGLQDLIETMPELGRGLKELIEYDGDVKEDLCQTFQISYTVFGEVVTHSLKPKGDKIPVTEENREEYVNLYVDYLLNKSIYQQFASFYHGFHSVCASNALIMLRPEEVEMLVCGNPELDMDALRKVTVYDGYTKSDPTIRYFWDVVASFSMDLKKKLLLFATGSDRVPIGGMGEMEFKIVRMEVVHSTSMLPMAHTCFNQLCLPPYKNRKVLKQKLTIAISNAEGFGIE; the protein is encoded by the exons AAAGTTCTAGCGCGGTTTCTGATCCGAAACCTGTTTCTAAGTCAGCGCGTGTAGAAAACAGAAGAACTGTTGTGACACCCCCAGAATCAATTGAAGTTTCGGGATCAGCGAACGTGAAGCCAAGCAATTCAAGGGTTACAAACTCACAGAACCGTTTCTCTCGTAACCTCAGCAACAACAAAACGGAAGCTAATGGAGACGTACACGTCGAAGAGGAAAATATGCCTCCGGGTGGCGAGAAAAGTACGCGAATCTCTTCGTCAAAGCAAGGATCGAAAATAAAAATCAGTGAGCCTAAAAAGACGGGACTTTTGCGGAGGGATAAGGAAAAACGCGGATTGTTGGTGAAACAAGATTCTGATGATGGCAGTAAGCGTAAGTTCCTCACGGCGAATTCTCAACATGAACGCCTCCATTCGGCTTCTTCTTCAGACAGCGAAATGGTGGTTCATCGAAGTAATCGctcaaaaaaggaagaaaagagTAAAACAGAATTTATTAAATATGAAGATGCTATGTCGTTAAG AAATGATTGGAGAATGGCAATGGCTTCTGGGGAATACCAAGGTCTTCTAGGATTTTTAACATCAACATTTGACTCTTTTTCTGAAATGGTCTCCGTTTTTACG AGGAAAGATGACTTTGATCCTGAGGAGTTTGGTGAAAGTGGAATTGATCATGACTTTGTTAGGATAACATATGACATCGTGCTTTCTCTG CCACAAGATGTGCAAAAGAATGTGCTTAAATCTGTAATAAACAGCCTTTTACAAGACATCAAGAG GAAAAGAACAAAGACTGATCTTAGAGCTTACACAATACTTTTACAG AATCCACAGTTTAACAAAACAGCCACTTATGTTATTTATGCTCACTTGTTACGGCAAGTCTCATCACTTACAGATGCGGAACATCAGTTCCTTGTTCACTGGTTTAGAAG ACTTCCAGTCAATACCTTTAAAGCCATCATTACAAGAGTGCAGCAG TTCATTAGTGTGCGTCTGTTTCCAAGCAAAGGCAATGAACTTCCTCCTGATGAGAAATGTACTTGGTGGATTCCTTCTGCCGTTAAAGTTCTAGCTCTATTAA ATGCTTCCAACTGGCTGTTTATTCCTTCTCTTGTCAATCACACCTTCTTTTATAATCACTCTCTTGACCATATTGATCTCTTGAGCGAGTATTACTCATGGCAGAACCCAGCTGCAAACTCAAA CAAGTTTTCATTCTGCCAGTACCCTTTCATTCTGAGCCTAGCAGCCAAGCGGTTTATAATGCAAAAGGATTCGGAATCACAAATGATTGTGATGGCTAGG AAAAGCCTTGTTGCAAAAGTTCAAAGACGTGAAATACCAGACATGGGCATGCTGTTTCTCAATATCAAAGTGCGTCGTTCTCACTTGATTCACGATTCGTTGAATGAG ATTTCACGGAAGCAGAGagatttgaaaaagaaactgaaagtCACATTTGCAGGTGAACCTGGGCTAGATATGGGTGGGCTAACAAAGGAGTGGTTTCTTCTGCTGGTCAGAAAAATCTTCAGACCAGAATATG GTATGTTTACATATGACGAGAAATCAAGAACGTACTGGTTTAGCAAGAACTGTATGGATAACGATTCTGAATTCAATCTAGTTGGTGTT CTAATGGGGCTAGCAGTCTACAATAGCATCATTTTAGACATCAGATTTCCTCCATGTTGCTATAAGAAGCTTCTGAGTCCGGCTGTTGTTCCATTCCACGATCCCCATGCCACAGTTGGCATTGCACCTCTTGGACTACAAGATCTCATCGAGACAATGCCG GAACTTGGGCGAGGACTCAAAGAACTCATAGAGTACGATGGCGATGTTAAGGAAGACCTTTGCCAAACATTCCAG ATTTCGTACACCGTTTTCGGCGAAGTGGTAACTCATAGTCTGAAGCCAAAGGGCGATAAAATCCCAGTCACGGAAGAAAACAGAGAAG aatatgTCAATCTTTACGTGGATTATCTTTTGAACAAGTCTATCTACCAACAATTTGCATCGTTTTATCATGGATTTCACAGCGTCTGTGCATCTAACGCCCTTATT ATGTTACGTCCAGAAGAGGTTGAGATGTTGGTCTGTGGCAACCCTGAACTGGACATGGATGCTCTCAGGAAGGTGACAGTTTATGATGGTTACACGAAGAGTGACCCAACCATCAG GTATTTCTGGGATGTAGTTGCGTCATTTTCAATGGATTTAAAGAAGAAGTTGTTGCTGTTTGCGACCGGAAGTGACCGCGTTCCCATAGGTGGCATGGGTGAAATGGAATTCAAAATCGTACGAATGGAGGTGGTTCATAGCACCAGCAT GTTGCCCATGGCTCACACGTGCTTCAATCAGCTTTGTCTTCCTCCTTACAAGAACCGAAAAGTTCTCAAACAGAAGCTCACTATTGCTATTTCAAATGCAGAAGGCTTCGGAATCGAGTAA